The Candidatus Methylomirabilota bacterium region TCGGCTACATGAAGGCGGTGAAGCCGGCCGTGGACGGTCTCAACGGGACCGAATCCATCCCGGCGGACCCGACCGTGCCGGGTTCGCCGCCGGTGCCGGTGACCTCGCTGGCCGGCGACGCCGAACCCGATCCCGACGCCGGGCACGAGCTCGAGGACGTCAGCGAGCAGATGTACGGCTATGAGGACCTGAGTTTCCCCGCCGGCGGCCCCATGAACGGGTTCGTCGTCAACTACGGCCACAAGACGGCCGCGCCCGCCGGCATCATGAACTGCGTGAACCCCACGCGGATCCCAGCCCTTGGAACCCTGGTCCAGCAATTCTGCGTTTGCAACCGCTGGTATTCGTCGGTGCCCGGCCCGACGTGGCCGAACCGGCTGTTCGTCCATGCCGGTACCTCGGGAGGGCATGTCACGAACGATCTGACCCTCTACTTCCTACCTACGATCTTCGACCGGCTCGAGAAGGCCGGGCTCTCGTGGCGGATTTATTACCACGATATTCCCCAGTCACTCCTCTTCTTCTCTCTCTGGGACGACTTTCTCAACCAGCTCTTCACCAAGCGCTTCCGGACCTTCGATCGATGGGGATCGGATCTCTCGGGGCCGACGTGCCGGCTGCCGACCTATACCTTCATCGAGCCACGGTACTTCTCGCTCTTGAACATCGTCGAGGCAAACGATCAGCACCCGTCCCACCACATCGCCATGGCCGATCGCCTTGTCAACGATGTGTACACCAAGCTCCGCAACTCTCCCTGCTGGGCGCATTCGCTTCTCGTCATCGTCCACGACGAGCACGGGGGCACATACGATCATCGGTTTCCGAGCCAGCCCGCCGTCAACCCCGACGGGCTGGTGTCCGCGAGTCCCGCGTTCAATTTCACGCGTTACGGGGTGCGGGTGCCGGCGGTGGTGGTCTCGCCATGGGCGACGAACGGCGTGTGCAAGAACGTCTACGACCACACGTCGATTCTGGCCACGCTCGAGCAGCGCTTCGGCCTGATGCCGCTCACCGCCCGCGATGCCGCCGCCAA contains the following coding sequences:
- a CDS encoding alkaline phosphatase family protein, which produces GYMKAVKPAVDGLNGTESIPADPTVPGSPPVPVTSLAGDAEPDPDAGHELEDVSEQMYGYEDLSFPAGGPMNGFVVNYGHKTAAPAGIMNCVNPTRIPALGTLVQQFCVCNRWYSSVPGPTWPNRLFVHAGTSGGHVTNDLTLYFLPTIFDRLEKAGLSWRIYYHDIPQSLLFFSLWDDFLNQLFTKRFRTFDRWGSDLSGPTCRLPTYTFIEPRYFSLLNIVEANDQHPSHHIAMADRLVNDVYTKLRNSPCWAHSLLVIVHDEHGGTYDHRFPSQPAVNPDGLVSASPAFNFTRYGVRVPAVVVSPWATNGVCKNVYDHTSILATLEQRFGLMPLTARDAAANSLGSCLTASVPRLTTAQAPRVLPRAAMARMIGPRRRPLSEFQRGLVELALQVRIPGERRRRALDVEKIRTEDRGARIVHERMDALRRAVGAPTPRVRWSAGRRGRRRAR